DNA from Eucalyptus grandis isolate ANBG69807.140 chromosome 5, ASM1654582v1, whole genome shotgun sequence:
CGTTTGGGCTACCTTGGAGTTGCAGGAGAGAAGACATGGCTTGAACATTTTATCATTCGCTTCAAGCAGAAAGCTTCTCCCCAGACGAACTCCGATTCTTCGATCGACCGCAAACCAGTTCCTTTTCTATCTCAAAAATCTGCCATTTGGAAAGTACCATCGTGAATTAGAAGGGATGATCTTGGTCAAACATAAGTTCTTTATTCAGCAACAGCAAGATGGGGTTATTTCACAAGGGGGAAAAGGAATCGAAGTACAATTACCATGAGGTTCACGACGATGAACTCCTGTAGCCAGAATCATTTTAATGAACACAACAGTGGATTATAAACACTGTAATGAGTACCGAAATtatttcatagtaaaagacatAGTCCTCGAGCATATAACGAACATTTCATCCTTCACAGCACTTCAGTGACCTGCAATATTCAGTGATACCCGAGTGGAGCAGGAGCTTCCTTCAGCTCACGTCCCTGATAATGTATGTCCTGCAACAATTCATCCATTTAAACCAGTCAGGATCAGATCGAGTATACAGTCCGATTGTTAAATCGCACAAGTGCTATAAAAATTTGAGACGTGCTGTGAATGAGATCATTACCGATGCAAAGTGGTTCACATCCCGGTGATGTGCCTCATCAGCTCTCACCACGAGCACGACATCCCTCAGAGTGGACCCTTCGGGGAGCTGCCAATAGTCGATAGCGATGGCCGGAGCAGGGACATTCTCGATACTTCCATTGTCCAACTCCTTCAGGAACTCGGTGTAGGAGTGTATGGCCTCTTCTTCAAGGTAGCCAACCACCCGATGGGCAAATTTGGGAGAGATCAGATAGCCCAGGAAGTAGGCGTTGAAGAAGACGCCCTGGACTGCAAACACGAGGGCGCGCTCGTACCATCTTGGCTGCGAAACCTCCAtgaaggtcatgaggtgcatgcGCTCATTCTCAGCTTCTTCTAGCAAGGCTTTGATCCAACCACCACTGTGCTCGAACCGCCTCAGCGATTTGCAGTGCAGAAGCAGTCCTCCGACCATGCCGGGCACCGCTGCCACGGTCTCCAGCATCATCGCTCGGCAGCCATATCTTCTCTGTTCACAAGAAATAAATGTTCATGTCAAAACTCTCGGGAGCGAATCGCGCGTTTAGCCTCTTACGCCCTTACATatcaaagataaaatttaacataaaaaaaaaaaaaaaaaaaaaaggtctagCTCCCACGATGGACAGTGGCTGGAAAGAAGACAATTTACCCCTAATTACCAATTAGACGCATAAACTCGTATTTTAAATTCATATataagatgaaaaagaaaaagaataatattatAGTTTATTCTAACTAATAGAATAGTTTCATTAACTAGTATATCAAaatacgaccaaaaaaaaactaatatattaaaatacgacaaaaaaaaaaaactactatattaaaattataataaataattttttaatataaaaatcgatttccatttctaatttttttgaatattcgaattttgaatccgaagaaataaaaagaaataaaaaaatgcgaatttttttttttattttgtttgaattcctttttttcGTTATAAAAAATTCATCCGAAGGCAggtgaaagagaaaaagttttatttgttttgtataAGAGCACTATCTATTTATAACTATTCTATCTATATCGAAAAAAGAATCGAACTAAGGTTAATGGAAATAGGATTCATactttgatatttaatttaaaaaaagtccAACATCAACttcacatgattttataaaaattcgaggtgttctgttaaaataaaaattaaatcttTAAATTCAGAACCAAATATAAAAACCCCCtcgaaaaacaaagaaagaaaaaaatggaaaagaaaaggccgAAAGCACAATCAGCAATTTCAAACGCAACCTAAAACTTTTTGTCCAAGAAATCTCCGTCCATTTCAAAGAGCGAGGTCACCCTGACTCCTTCTATCTCTACAGGTACAACTCCACATCAAACGTCGACTAGTCCATGCTCGATGGAACACCAACCAAGATCATGCGCGTTCTAAGTTATATGTTCTAATAGATCTCGACACGCCTGGGCTGGTGTACGTGTAGATCGGCCAACGATACAACTTTCCGATCTTTAGGATTAGATGGAGAACCAGGCGTTGAACCGCCAGATGTGCGGAAGTCGCCGGATCATAAACTGAACATGAGGACGTACCTGGAAAATATGTCCGTGGGGTATCTCATGGACTTGACCGTCCAGAAGGCCAACTTGTCCAGGAACGTCAGCGGCGCATGGTGCTTCTTCAGATCTATCGACAGGTCCGCCTTGTACGTCTCCGTCGGCTTCATCGTCCATCCCCACCGTGAAAACACGCATCAGCAACAAAAGTGGACTCGACGCAAACAAGGTAAGACGAGATCGCCACAGAAAAAAAGTTCACGTTACCCGAAAGCAAGTCCACCTCCACTCGGTGCCGTCGCCCCTGGTGACCTTCGAAGGCTCCACGCCCCAGTAACTCGCGATCGCCTTCCCGCCGGCGGCCGCGCGCTTGTCCTCCTCCGCcgtctgctgctgctgctgctgctgaggCCGCGCCTCCTTCTCTCCGAGAGCCAGGGTGCTCTCGCGGCGCATCCCGATCGCCGGAGCCCTGAGCCACGCGGTCGCCGCCGCTCCGCCGCGAGCGGGGCCGGAGTAGAGTACTTCGCTCCCtgcgccgccgcggccgcctCGCCGGCGAAGCCGCGTGCGGCGACGACGGAGGCCGTCGCGAGCGTCCTCCGGCCCAGCGCGGCGATGGCGGCGCCGGCGAGGAGCTTGCCGCCGTGGTGCCGTCCGATCATCATCGTGATcagcgaaggaggaggaggaggatcgaCCGTTACGCGAGAGTTTGGGAAAGGGAGAGATTCGGTTTCCGCGTTTCGTCGAGGGGTTTTGGGGTTTATGAGTTCAACGTCGAAGACGTGACAGGGAGGTTTTAGGTGGCGGTCCTCCTTTTATATGGTGACGGCTCGGGGGGGTACTTTCGTAAATGGACTCCAGCGAGGCTGGCCCGCCCGCGCTTCGCGCTGTTTCGCTCGCGCGAGTTGGGATTGGCGGTGGGGCTGCCTACGTGGACGGCGCGTCATGCGGCGCGTGTCGGGCGGTGATTGGGTTGTCGTACCTGGATTGCCGATTGTGGGGGCCACGGAGGGAAGGTTCCATGATGATGGCGGCCCCCATACGTGGGGAGCAAGGCAAGCCAAACCAAGCCAGCGAGGACTTTTTCTTCGGGACCGTTTCAGAATTTAGATTTATATGGAAAGTATGCCGTTCTGACCGAAATGCCCTCccttaataaattaatatggCATGCATATTGGCGCTATCCAGGTATGTGCATTCCGTTCAAGAATCGGATTGAACTGAATTgaatagatttatgattgatCGGTTTGACTAATTGAAAAACCGAATC
Protein-coding regions in this window:
- the LOC104444217 gene encoding ubiquinol oxidase 1, mitochondrial translates to MMLETVAAVPGMVGGLLLHCKSLRRFEHSGGWIKALLEEAENERMHLMTFMEVSQPRWYERALVFAVQGVFFNAYFLGYLISPKFAHRVVGYLEEEAIHSYTEFLKELDNGSIENVPAPAIAIDYWQLPEGSTLRDVVLVVRADEAHHRDVNHFASDIHYQGRELKEAPAPLGYH